Sequence from the Acidiferrobacteraceae bacterium genome:
TGAACCGCCCCGCGCTGCTGATCCTGGACGAACCGACCGTGGGTATTGATCCCCAATCGAGAAACTTCCTGCTGCAGTCCATCCGGAAGATCAACCGGGACGGAACCACGGTGCTGTATACCAGCCACCTCATGGAGGAGGTGGAGCAGATGTGCAACCGGGTTGCCATACTCGACCATGGCAAGATCCTGGTTCAGGGCGCGCTCGATGAAATGCTCAGCGATCGCATTCGCTTTCGCGCGGAACTGGCGTCCGCGGGAACCTCGCTCAATGGGAAGATCAGTAAGGTTCTTGAACGGTATCCGTTGTGCCTGTCGGATCACACCCTGGTCGGGACGCTGGACGAAACATCCCAGTGCATCGATATTCTCAATGAGCTTCGTAGTGCCGGCATTGCGCTGGAGGGCCTCACCATCGGACGGCAGAGCCTGGAGGCCCTGTTCTTCGATCTGACCCACAAGGATCTTCGCGAGTAAGGGCGATGCTTCGGGCCATTCTCAAAAAGGAGATCCTGCTCACTCTGAGAGACATTCATGCGCTTGCTGTGCTGTTCGCCATGCCTGTGGCATTCATTCTGGTGATGTCCCTGGCCTTGCAGGATACGGACGAAGGTCAAGATCGAAAATTCGATGTGGCAATCCGGTTTGTGCATTCCGCCGATCGAAAGGCAGTGGGCGCGGAAAAACTGCTGTCTGCGAAGGGGTTCGAAATCGTGGATCTTGCTGATCGTACCGGTCAAGCCCGGGAGGACGGTCAGCGAAACTATATAGCCTGGTTGACCGTACCGGCCGGGTTCTTTGACCAGTTCCGAAATTCCGGAGGGGTTGGGGAACGACCGATCGAGGTGCGCTTCAAGGCGACAACGCCGCTGGCACTGCGGCAACTCCTCGTATCGTCGCTGCATCAGAATATTGCGGCGATCGCGCTGGATCGGCAGCTCCGGTTCCAGACCGGAGATCGCCGTCAGCGGGAAAAGCTGGCGGACCGATTCTTCGGAAGGAATCTGGTGTTGGAGACGACCGGCAAAAGCCGGACTTCGGCAGTCAGGCCGAGTTCAGTGCAGCAGAGCGTGCCGGCGTGGCTGATCTTTTCCATGTTCTTTGTTGTCATCCCGATCGCCACCACCCTGATCGTCGAGAAGCAGAACGGCACGCATCAGCGCTTGATGTCGATCCCCGTTTCCGGGGTCAAGCTGTTGCTCGGGAAGTTGATCCCCTATCTGACCATCAACCTGGTTCAGACCGTGCTCATGTTCCTGGTGGGTATCTATCTGGTCCCCCTGTTCGGCGGGACGGGGCTGACGATGCCGGCGCTGGCCTGGCCCCTGATCCCGATCTCTGTGTCGGTTGGTCTGGTCGCGATTGCGCTGGCGCTGCTGATCGCTACCATCGTCAGGACGACGGAGCAGGCAACCACGGTCGGGGGTGTGCTCAACCTGCTGTTGGCGGCCGTGGGAGGGATTATGGTGCCCACCTACGTGATGCCGGAGTTCATGCAAAAGGTTGCGGTCTATTCGCCCATGAACTGGGGCCTGGATGCCTACCTGACGATCCTGTTGGGCGAGGGTGGGGTGGTGGATGTGATGCCAAACATCGCCAGGCTGCTCGTCCTTGCTCTGGTCCTGTTCTCACTGGCGGTGGCCAACTACCGAAGAGTCGGGGCCTGAATGGCAAGGTACTATCGGAGGCGGAAACGGCCCAGGCGCTTGTGAAAACCGTGTTCGGCGTCGGCGATACCCAATAGCTTCACGGCCGCATCTTCGAAGGACTGATCGCCGCGGTGCTTGCTCAGGCGCGCACAGATGGCTGCAAATTCGCGCCACTGATCACCAATCAGCGTTAGTTCGTTCGAATACTCCTTCAGGGAATCGGAGTTCAACAGGTTTCCGGATTCCTGCAAAAAAGCGGCGTAGATATAGCGAAAGCCCGCGCCGCCGGTCCCGATCTCTTCCTGCATTCGTACGATATGCGCCATGAACAGTCGTGCGTAGCGGTCGTCCCGCGCGCCAAGCTTGCGTATGTATCGCGCCATCCGCCGGATGCCCGCCACGCCCGCCACCGGCACCGGATTCCTTGGGCCGTTCAGGCGGGCCATGAAACGGACCGCCTTGGGGATTACGACTCCATAGTCAATCGATTCCGGTACGTTCACCGGGTAGTACATCGAGCCTTTCGGTGCGAGGACACCCTTGGCGAAGCGCGCCTTGCGGATGCTGTCGGCCGGCGAGGTTACAAGGTGGGAAAACAGCGGATCGCTGATCTGGTAGTCACTGCCCTCCTTGTTGTACACGATGAGGTTGTGCGCATTGAAGTGGAAGCGCATGGCCTCCGGGAAATAGGGTAGAAAGAAGACGGACGTCTGCAGTCCTACTACCTTTCCATCTGCCAGCTGTCGGTCCAGTTCCCTCATTCCCGCCTGTTCGCTGCGGAAGGTTTCAAACCGGAAGCGCAATCCCGGCACTCGCCAGGACAGCAGGCGGAAGATCATTTTCGGCGGCAGGCGATAGGCGATCAGTGGCATGCCGTTGATCTTGATGGCCCGCAGGAACGCGAAGTTCATCGCGCCGGCAAGACCAAAAATCATTGGTTCGCTGATCTCAAGCCCGTTGTGACGGAGCAGATTCGAGATGACGCCGGTTTCGCAATGGGCGGACGGCCGGTGATCGAAATGGACATCCAGGCCGGTCATTCCGGGAGTCTCCGCAGCGTGTCGACGTCGATATCGAGTGCGCGGGCATAGGATTCGAGCTGCCGGGCCGAAAGCCGTGTGAATGCGGCAGGCCGGAAGTGACGGCGAACCTGCCATTGGAACCGGCCGGTGGCCTTGGCCAGCATGGGAAGGTCCATTCGTTGTACATACATGTGATATTCCAGGGGAGAGGTCTGGCCCGCGCGTGCCCGTAACAGCGCATCCGCGGTAAGGCGTTCGATCTCGCCCAGGGCCTCCTCGAGTGCCGTGGTTTCCACCTCCCAGCCGGACGTCTGGGCCAGTACGTAGTTGCCGTCCTTGTCCAGGACGTAGATACCCTTGGTTTCGCCGTTGTAGATGGGCGCCGGTTGCTGGGGAAGATTGTCTTTCTTCATACGACCGTCAGCAGCATGTAGGCACTGGAAAAGCGGCCGCTTTCAGGGATGAAGCATGAGCAACTCGTCCAGCATGATGTACATGGAAGCAGACCCGGTATTTCCCTTGGTGGATAGATTGCTGAACCACTTGTCTTCCGCAATCGGGAAACCGGAGCGCGCGAGGGCGTCAGCGTACGGTTTGAAGAAATACCTGGACGACAGGTGCGGCAGGAAGTAATCAATGGCCTCTGGCTCGATCCCGGTCTCCGCGCGGACAAGGTCCAGCGCCTTTATGCTGACATCCACGATGTGTTTGTTCAACAGGCGGACGTCCTGTTGAAGGGTCAGGATCGCGTTATTGCCCAGTTCATCGTGGCTGTAGTTGGTCCAGCCGTTCAGTCGTCCATCCGTATCCTTGGTGGCCCCGAAATACATGCAGCTTTCCAGCTCGTTGGCAAAGGAA
This genomic interval carries:
- a CDS encoding BtrH N-terminal domain-containing protein, coding for MTGLDVHFDHRPSAHCETGVISNLLRHNGLEISEPMIFGLAGAMNFAFLRAIKINGMPLIAYRLPPKMIFRLLSWRVPGLRFRFETFRSEQAGMRELDRQLADGKVVGLQTSVFFLPYFPEAMRFHFNAHNLIVYNKEGSDYQISDPLFSHLVTSPADSIRKARFAKGVLAPKGSMYYPVNVPESIDYGVVIPKAVRFMARLNGPRNPVPVAGVAGIRRMARYIRKLGARDDRYARLFMAHIVRMQEEIGTGGAGFRYIYAAFLQESGNLLNSDSLKEYSNELTLIGDQWREFAAICARLSKHRGDQSFEDAAVKLLGIADAEHGFHKRLGRFRLR
- a CDS encoding ABC transporter ATP-binding protein yields the protein MHMISIGGLSFQYPGGEPLFDDFRLEVATGDLFGLVGPNGAGKSTLISLMCGLRKPHAGGIRIGDRDLSSDRTQVLENIALVPQDYAFYPKLSGRENLEFFAQLYPGLKRPLKRVEEVLELAGISGFAHRRASTYSGGMKRRLNLAIGLLNRPALLILDEPTVGIDPQSRNFLLQSIRKINRDGTTVLYTSHLMEEVEQMCNRVAILDHGKILVQGALDEMLSDRIRFRAELASAGTSLNGKISKVLERYPLCLSDHTLVGTLDETSQCIDILNELRSAGIALEGLTIGRQSLEALFFDLTHKDLRE
- a CDS encoding ABC transporter permease, which translates into the protein MLRAILKKEILLTLRDIHALAVLFAMPVAFILVMSLALQDTDEGQDRKFDVAIRFVHSADRKAVGAEKLLSAKGFEIVDLADRTGQAREDGQRNYIAWLTVPAGFFDQFRNSGGVGERPIEVRFKATTPLALRQLLVSSLHQNIAAIALDRQLRFQTGDRRQREKLADRFFGRNLVLETTGKSRTSAVRPSSVQQSVPAWLIFSMFFVVIPIATTLIVEKQNGTHQRLMSIPVSGVKLLLGKLIPYLTINLVQTVLMFLVGIYLVPLFGGTGLTMPALAWPLIPISVSVGLVAIALALLIATIVRTTEQATTVGGVLNLLLAAVGGIMVPTYVMPEFMQKVAVYSPMNWGLDAYLTILLGEGGVVDVMPNIARLLVLALVLFSLAVANYRRVGA